The following proteins come from a genomic window of Pseudomonadota bacterium:
- a CDS encoding F0F1 ATP synthase subunit delta: MADATTLARPYAKAVFEVARSADALGAWADALAVASAGASSEAVLQMIADPNVDNDTLLPIFAAAGDAPEGYDNFLNLLNHNDRLPVLPEIARLYEQLRAEAERTLNVMVRSATELSEEYRRRLSDSLAKKYDKKIALEAVVDPNMIGGAIIQAGDMVIDGSLRRKLNLLSESLKP, from the coding sequence ATGGCCGACGCCACCACGCTTGCCCGCCCTTACGCCAAAGCTGTTTTCGAGGTAGCACGCAGCGCGGACGCGCTGGGCGCCTGGGCGGACGCGCTGGCGGTGGCGAGCGCCGGCGCCAGCAGCGAAGCCGTGCTGCAGATGATCGCTGACCCAAACGTGGACAACGACACGCTGCTGCCGATCTTCGCCGCTGCCGGCGACGCGCCGGAAGGTTACGACAACTTTCTGAACCTGCTGAACCACAACGATCGACTGCCGGTGCTGCCCGAGATTGCGCGGCTGTACGAGCAGCTTCGCGCTGAAGCGGAGCGCACGCTGAACGTCATGGTGCGTTCGGCCACCGAGCTGAGCGAAGAGTATCGCCGGCGCCTGAGCGACAGCCTGGCGAAGAAGTACGACAAGAAAATCGCGCTGGAAGCGGTGGTGGACCCGAACATGATCGGTGGTGCCATCATCCAGGCCGGCGACATGGTGATCGACGGCTCACTCCGACGGAAGCTGAATCTGCTTTCTGAGTCGCTGAAGCCATAA
- the atpB gene encoding F0F1 ATP synthase subunit A, protein MASEGETQTAGEYIVHHLQNLTFGRHPDGTWGFAHGAEEAANMGFMAIHVDTMFWSVLLGVIFCWLFRKVAKNIEAGVPGKLQNFVETIVEFVDNNVRDAYHGDSKLIAPLALTIFCWVFLMNLMDLVPVDWIPGLVHLAGVEYQKVVPTTDVNATMGMALTVFVLILGYSLKMKGIGGFVGELAGQPFAAKSTVGKILATPINLILEGVALLAKPVSLGLRLFGNLYAGELIFILIALLGIWQLPLHFGWAVFHLLVITLQAFIFMMLTVVYLSQASEHH, encoded by the coding sequence ATGGCAAGCGAAGGCGAAACACAGACAGCCGGTGAATATATTGTTCACCACCTCCAAAATCTGACGTTTGGACGTCACCCTGACGGCACCTGGGGCTTTGCCCACGGCGCGGAAGAGGCGGCGAACATGGGCTTCATGGCGATCCACGTCGACACCATGTTCTGGTCGGTGTTGCTGGGCGTCATCTTTTGCTGGCTCTTCCGGAAGGTCGCCAAGAACATCGAGGCCGGCGTGCCCGGCAAGCTCCAGAACTTCGTCGAGACCATCGTCGAGTTTGTCGACAACAACGTGCGCGATGCCTACCACGGCGACAGCAAGCTGATTGCGCCGCTGGCGCTGACCATTTTCTGCTGGGTCTTCCTGATGAACCTCATGGACCTGGTGCCGGTGGACTGGATCCCCGGCCTGGTGCACCTCGCAGGTGTGGAGTACCAGAAGGTGGTGCCGACCACCGACGTCAACGCAACCATGGGCATGGCGCTCACGGTGTTTGTCCTGATCCTGGGCTACAGCCTGAAGATGAAGGGCATTGGCGGTTTTGTGGGTGAGCTGGCTGGCCAGCCATTTGCGGCCAAGAGCACGGTCGGCAAGATCCTGGCGACCCCCATCAATCTGATCCTGGAAGGTGTGGCGCTCTTGGCGAAGCCGGTCTCGCTGGGTCTTCGTCTGTTCGGCAACCTTTATGCGGGTGAGCTGATCTTTATTTTGATCGCGCTGCTGGGAATCTGGCAGCTGCCGCTGCACTTCGGCTGGGCCGTATTCCACCTGCTGGTGATTACGCTGCAGGCGTTTATTTTCATGATGCTGACGGTGGTCTACCTGTCTCAGGCCAGTGAGCATCACTAG
- the atpA gene encoding F0F1 ATP synthase subunit alpha: MQSQLNPSEISELIKQRIDKFEVASEARNEGTVVSLTDGIARIHGLADCMQGEMIEFPENTFGLALNLERDSVGVVVLGDYEHISEGDKVRTTGRILEVPVGPGLLGRVVNALGAPIDGGAPIENDGFSPIEQIAPGVIERQSVDQPVQTGLKAIDAMVPVGRGQRELIIGDRQTGKTAVAIDTIINQAASGIKCIYVAIGQKRSSVAAVAAKLAEAGALEHTIIVAATASDSAAMQYVAAYSGCAMGEYFRDRGEDALIIYDDLTKQAWAYRQVSLLLRRPPGREAYPGDVFYLHSRLLERAARVNTDYVEKFTDGKVKGRTGSLTALPIIETQAGDVSAFVPTNVISITDGQIFLETDLFNAGIRPAINAGLSVSRVGGSAQTKIIKKLGGGVRLALAQYRELAAFAQFASDLDEATRKQLERGQRVTELMKQKQYSPLSVSEMAISLYSANEGYLDDLELNQVLSFEAGLHDHLRSNYAELAKKIDESGPWNDEIEAEFKACVEGFRETGSW, translated from the coding sequence ATGCAAAGCCAACTGAATCCGTCTGAAATCAGCGAGCTGATCAAGCAGCGCATCGACAAGTTCGAGGTTGCTTCGGAAGCCCGCAACGAAGGCACCGTGGTCAGCCTGACCGACGGCATCGCCCGCATCCACGGCCTGGCCGACTGTATGCAGGGTGAGATGATCGAGTTCCCGGAGAACACCTTCGGCCTGGCGCTGAACCTCGAGCGCGACTCGGTGGGTGTCGTGGTCCTCGGTGACTACGAGCACATCTCGGAAGGCGACAAGGTGCGCACCACTGGCCGGATTCTCGAAGTCCCGGTGGGGCCGGGTCTGCTGGGCCGGGTCGTAAACGCGCTGGGCGCCCCCATCGACGGTGGCGCACCGATCGAGAACGACGGCTTCTCACCGATCGAGCAGATTGCGCCGGGCGTGATTGAGCGTCAGTCGGTCGACCAGCCGGTGCAGACCGGTCTGAAGGCCATCGACGCGATGGTCCCGGTTGGACGTGGCCAGCGTGAGCTGATCATCGGCGACCGCCAGACGGGTAAGACCGCGGTGGCGATCGACACGATCATCAACCAGGCCGCCTCCGGCATTAAGTGTATCTATGTGGCCATCGGCCAGAAACGGTCCTCCGTTGCGGCGGTGGCAGCTAAGCTTGCCGAAGCCGGCGCGCTGGAGCACACGATTATCGTTGCCGCCACGGCGTCCGATTCCGCAGCCATGCAGTACGTCGCCGCCTACTCCGGCTGCGCCATGGGTGAGTACTTCCGCGATCGCGGCGAAGACGCCCTGATCATCTATGACGACCTGACCAAGCAGGCCTGGGCTTATCGCCAGGTGTCGCTGCTGCTCCGTCGTCCGCCGGGTCGTGAGGCATATCCGGGTGACGTGTTCTACCTGCACTCGCGCCTGCTGGAGCGGGCCGCGCGGGTCAACACCGACTATGTCGAGAAGTTCACCGACGGTAAGGTCAAAGGCCGCACCGGCTCCCTGACGGCGCTGCCGATCATCGAGACGCAGGCGGGCGACGTGTCCGCGTTTGTGCCGACCAACGTGATCTCGATTACGGACGGTCAGATCTTCCTCGAGACCGACCTGTTCAACGCCGGTATTCGCCCAGCCATCAACGCGGGTCTCTCGGTATCGCGGGTGGGTGGTTCAGCCCAGACCAAGATCATTAAAAAGCTCGGCGGCGGTGTCCGTCTGGCGCTTGCTCAGTATCGCGAGCTGGCGGCGTTTGCCCAGTTTGCCTCCGACCTCGACGAGGCAACCCGGAAGCAGCTTGAGCGCGGTCAGCGTGTGACCGAGCTGATGAAGCAGAAGCAGTATTCACCGCTGTCGGTGTCTGAGATGGCGATCTCGCTGTACTCAGCCAACGAAGGCTACCTGGATGATCTGGAGCTGAACCAGGTCCTGTCGTTCGAGGCAGGCCTGCACGATCACCTGCGCAGCAACTACGCGGAGCTCGCCAAGAAGATCGACGAGTCCGGCCCCTGGAACGACGAGATCGAGGCGGAGTTCAAGGCGTGTGTGGAAGGCTTCCGCGAAACCGGAAGCTGGTAA
- a CDS encoding type II toxin-antitoxin system VapC family toxin — protein MIVIDASVVLELLLKGQKAAAAQSAVAGYKNWAAPHLLDVEVVQVLRRFVLSGECDSKRAEQSLNLLSLMPITRYTHQPLVRRVWAWRENLTAYDASYVALAEALGCPLVTRDKKLAASAQPIAQLI, from the coding sequence GTGATCGTCATCGATGCCTCGGTTGTCCTTGAGTTGCTCTTGAAGGGCCAGAAAGCCGCCGCAGCTCAGAGTGCAGTTGCTGGGTACAAAAACTGGGCCGCGCCTCACTTACTGGATGTCGAAGTGGTCCAAGTGCTTCGTCGCTTTGTCCTGTCAGGTGAGTGCGATTCAAAGCGCGCCGAGCAGTCACTCAATTTGCTGAGCCTGATGCCCATCACCCGCTATACGCACCAGCCGTTAGTCCGCCGGGTCTGGGCCTGGCGGGAAAACCTCACGGCCTACGACGCCTCCTACGTGGCTTTGGCGGAAGCACTTGGATGCCCTCTCGTTACCAGAGACAAAAAGCTCGCCGCGAGCGCCCAACCGATCGCTCAGCTTATATAG
- a CDS encoding F0F1 ATP synthase subunit epsilon codes for MATLTCNIVSAQEELYSGVAKMVVASGEMGELGIMPRHTPLITRLKPGQVRVVQEDDEEEFLYISGGLMEVQPHVVTILADTAIRAGDLDEAAAMAAKEEAERTLADKEVGMDYAKAQAELAEAVAQLAALERLRKAVKRSR; via the coding sequence ATGGCCACCCTAACCTGCAATATCGTGAGCGCCCAGGAAGAGCTCTATTCGGGCGTGGCCAAAATGGTGGTGGCCTCCGGCGAAATGGGTGAGCTGGGCATCATGCCTCGCCACACCCCGCTGATCACCCGCCTCAAGCCGGGCCAGGTCCGCGTCGTGCAGGAAGATGACGAAGAGGAGTTCCTCTACATCTCCGGTGGCCTGATGGAAGTACAGCCGCACGTAGTCACCATCCTGGCCGACACGGCAATCCGCGCCGGCGATCTGGACGAAGCCGCCGCCATGGCCGCCAAAGAAGAAGCCGAGCGCACGCTGGCTGACAAAGAAGTCGGCATGGACTACGCCAAGGCACAGGCCGAGCTGGCGGAAGCCGTGGCCCAGCTGGCTGCGCTGGAGCGACTGCGCAAAGCGGTCAAGCGTTCCCGCTAA
- a CDS encoding ATP synthase subunit I, producing the protein MEAAPYLRAASSAYRASLRTLALLIVLSAAVYGWIQPAAGWAALAGGLIAWLPHLLMISRVYGITRRGVKPVTLAGLMRAEGMKLGLTMILFALAFYWMPTDLISVTVPWLFGGFILMLAANLIALGVTLAKMDAETVAELKRRQERGEQEADRNSRHLI; encoded by the coding sequence GTGGAAGCTGCGCCATATTTACGGGCTGCATCGAGCGCGTATCGCGCCAGCCTCAGAACACTCGCCCTGCTGATTGTACTAAGCGCCGCGGTTTACGGCTGGATACAGCCTGCCGCTGGCTGGGCGGCCCTCGCGGGCGGATTGATCGCTTGGCTGCCGCACCTGCTGATGATCAGCCGAGTGTATGGGATCACCCGCCGGGGTGTAAAACCGGTGACTTTAGCTGGCCTCATGCGTGCGGAAGGCATGAAGCTGGGACTGACAATGATCTTGTTTGCGCTGGCGTTCTACTGGATGCCAACGGACCTCATCAGCGTCACCGTCCCTTGGCTGTTCGGCGGATTCATCTTAATGCTGGCAGCCAACCTCATCGCCCTGGGCGTGACGCTGGCAAAAATGGATGCAGAAACCGTCGCAGAACTGAAGCGGCGGCAGGAACGCGGCGAGCAGGAAGCAGACCGCAACAGTCGACACCTTATATAA
- a CDS encoding NAD(P)H-binding protein codes for MKRPRLRTIFLVLIGGFALFYLTGVYLVATDTREAPAFDGPPAGHETIAIFGATGTAGDGILEAALADPGVRQIHVVTRRPSPRIEAGVAAGKVVMTQHLDYLDYSAVINQLAGVDAVFWALGTSSLGVDEETYGKIHVDFPAQFVRQWLEVTDKPRVSFHYISSSDISENSDTMWVREKIRAEKTIEGLTKGTAITAVFYRPDYIGPTEAEAHLGQRFLYGVFAPVGVAIKARQIGQAMLEISARRDATSHGTRLATSAIKRYSDAWGQVQGTE; via the coding sequence ATGAAACGACCTCGTTTGCGAACGATTTTTCTAGTGCTTATCGGAGGGTTCGCGTTGTTCTACCTGACCGGGGTGTATCTGGTGGCCACCGATACTCGCGAAGCGCCGGCGTTTGACGGCCCTCCTGCGGGCCACGAGACCATCGCCATCTTTGGCGCTACGGGCACGGCCGGAGACGGCATCCTGGAGGCGGCGCTGGCTGATCCCGGCGTTAGGCAGATCCATGTTGTTACCCGTCGGCCGTCCCCCCGTATCGAAGCGGGCGTTGCTGCGGGCAAGGTGGTGATGACGCAGCACCTGGACTATCTAGACTACAGCGCGGTCATCAACCAGCTGGCGGGCGTCGACGCCGTGTTTTGGGCGCTCGGCACCAGTTCGCTGGGTGTCGATGAGGAGACGTACGGCAAGATTCACGTGGATTTTCCGGCGCAGTTTGTTCGCCAGTGGCTTGAGGTTACCGACAAGCCGCGCGTCAGTTTCCACTACATCAGCTCGAGCGACATCTCAGAAAACTCGGACACCATGTGGGTGCGCGAAAAGATTCGTGCGGAGAAGACGATTGAAGGACTGACTAAGGGCACAGCAATCACCGCCGTGTTTTACCGCCCAGACTATATCGGTCCGACGGAAGCGGAGGCCCACTTGGGGCAGCGGTTCCTATATGGTGTGTTTGCACCTGTCGGCGTGGCGATCAAAGCGCGGCAGATTGGCCAGGCCATGCTGGAGATAAGTGCAAGACGCGATGCCACCAGCCACGGAACTCGGCTGGCGACTTCGGCCATCAAACGATACAGCGATGCCTGGGGTCAGGTTCAAGGGACAGAGTAA
- the atpD gene encoding F0F1 ATP synthase subunit beta, whose product MSEQKGQIVQCIGAVVDVEFERGSVPSVYDALIIDEKDITMEVQQQLGDGVVRAIAMGSSDGLKRGMTVTNTGAAIKVPVGQKTLGRIMDVLGNPVDEAGPIGEEERWEIHRAAPAYDEQASSAELLETGVKVIDLIMPIAKGGKVGLFGGAGVGKTVTLMELINNIAVQQEGLSVFAGVGERTREGNDFYHEMSEAGVLDKVALVYGQMNEPPGNRLRVALTGLTMAEYFRDEGRDVLLFVDNIYRYTLAGVEVSALLGRMPSAVGYQPTLAKEMGDLQERITSTKTGSITSFQAVYVPADDLTDPSPATTFAHLDATLVLSRQIAELGIYPAVDPLDSTSRLLDPNVIGVDHYETARAVQSTLQRYKELKDIIAILGMDELNDDDRAAVARARKIERFFSQPFFVAQQFTGAEGKYVKLADTIRGFKGIVNGEYDHLPEQAFYMVGTIEEAEARGKEMAEKAA is encoded by the coding sequence ATGAGCGAGCAGAAAGGCCAGATCGTACAGTGCATCGGCGCTGTGGTAGACGTGGAGTTCGAGCGCGGCTCGGTGCCGTCGGTTTACGACGCGCTGATCATCGATGAGAAAGACATCACCATGGAAGTCCAGCAGCAGCTGGGTGACGGAGTGGTGCGGGCCATTGCAATGGGTTCCTCGGACGGCCTGAAGCGCGGCATGACCGTGACCAACACGGGCGCGGCCATCAAGGTGCCGGTCGGTCAGAAGACCCTCGGCCGGATCATGGACGTCCTGGGTAATCCGGTAGACGAAGCGGGCCCCATCGGCGAAGAAGAGCGCTGGGAAATCCACCGCGCGGCGCCGGCCTACGATGAGCAGGCCTCAAGCGCCGAGCTGCTGGAAACCGGCGTCAAGGTGATCGACCTCATCATGCCGATCGCTAAAGGCGGTAAGGTTGGCCTGTTCGGCGGCGCGGGTGTGGGCAAGACCGTGACGCTGATGGAGCTGATCAACAACATCGCCGTACAGCAGGAAGGTCTGTCGGTGTTTGCCGGCGTGGGTGAGCGGACCCGCGAAGGTAACGACTTCTATCACGAGATGTCCGAAGCTGGCGTACTCGACAAGGTAGCGCTGGTTTACGGCCAGATGAACGAGCCGCCGGGCAACCGCCTGCGCGTGGCGCTGACCGGCCTGACCATGGCTGAGTACTTCCGCGACGAAGGCCGCGACGTGCTGCTGTTCGTCGACAACATCTATCGCTACACCCTGGCGGGTGTGGAAGTGTCCGCGCTGCTCGGCCGGATGCCTTCCGCGGTGGGCTACCAGCCCACGCTGGCTAAGGAGATGGGTGACCTGCAGGAGCGGATCACGTCCACCAAGACTGGTTCTATCACCTCCTTCCAGGCGGTCTACGTCCCGGCGGACGACCTGACCGACCCGAGCCCGGCCACCACCTTTGCTCACCTGGACGCAACGCTGGTGCTGTCTCGCCAAATTGCGGAATTGGGCATCTACCCGGCGGTGGACCCGCTGGACTCCACCTCGCGTCTGCTCGACCCGAACGTGATCGGCGTCGATCACTACGAGACGGCGCGCGCGGTGCAGTCCACCCTGCAGCGCTACAAAGAGCTGAAGGACATCATCGCGATCCTGGGTATGGACGAGCTGAACGACGACGACCGCGCCGCGGTAGCCCGCGCCCGTAAGATCGAGCGTTTCTTCTCGCAGCCGTTCTTCGTGGCGCAGCAGTTCACTGGTGCTGAAGGTAAGTACGTGAAGCTCGCGGACACCATCCGCGGCTTCAAGGGCATAGTGAACGGCGAGTACGATCACCTGCCTGAGCAGGCGTTCTACATGGTCGGCACGATCGAAGAAGCGGAAGCGCGCGGCAAAGAAATGGCGGAGAAAGCGGCCTAA
- a CDS encoding VOC family protein, with product MIHHVMVGSSDIEKAKAFYNAVLGVIGVREPAVNENDTGQTRLFYIHDGSIFSVTEPIDGEPATVSNGATIGFSCASPEQVKEFHDVAVANGATSIEDPPGQRNGSMGPMHLCYFRDLDGNKICGIYRQG from the coding sequence ATGATCCATCACGTGATGGTTGGCTCGAGCGACATCGAGAAGGCCAAAGCTTTCTACAACGCCGTACTCGGTGTCATCGGAGTCAGAGAGCCCGCGGTTAACGAGAACGACACGGGTCAAACCCGCTTGTTTTATATTCATGACGGATCGATTTTCAGCGTCACTGAGCCCATCGACGGCGAGCCGGCCACGGTGTCCAACGGGGCAACCATCGGCTTTAGCTGCGCCTCACCCGAACAGGTGAAGGAGTTTCACGACGTTGCTGTCGCCAACGGGGCAACGAGTATCGAAGATCCGCCAGGGCAGCGGAATGGCTCCATGGGTCCGATGCACCTGTGCTACTTTCGCGATCTGGACGGCAACAAGATCTGCGGTATTTATCGGCAGGGCTGA
- the atpE gene encoding F0F1 ATP synthase subunit C: METVIGMTAIAVALLIGLGALGVGIGVGILGGRLLEANARQPELGPMLQGKFFLSIGLLDAVAMIGVGIALFFTFANPFIGQLQTALGG, from the coding sequence ATGGAAACTGTGATCGGAATGACCGCCATTGCCGTGGCCCTGCTGATTGGCCTGGGTGCACTCGGTGTGGGTATCGGTGTGGGCATCCTGGGTGGTCGCCTGCTGGAAGCCAACGCACGGCAGCCGGAACTCGGCCCCATGCTGCAGGGTAAGTTCTTCCTGTCCATCGGCCTGCTCGACGCGGTTGCGATGATCGGTGTGGGTATCGCCCTGTTCTTCACCTTCGCAAACCCGTTCATCGGTCAGCTGCAAACCGCCCTGGGGGGCTAA
- a CDS encoding serine hydrolase domain-containing protein yields MTSNAQTVESNLSNADQIDRYLAEQIRSTKIPGLVALVVNKDGELYSAAFGHRDVANQAPMTMDTIFRIASMTKPLAATAVMMLVEDGQLDLDDPIADYIPAYSEPRVLVDFNAQTSKYTTRPSATPITIRHLLSHSSGMAYGFSNHINGAIRQANPELDQQTLPLLYDPGTSWSYGQGISQAGIALEHITGMGLERFLQERLFQPLGMSETSYIVSRANQPRVTTLHRLDDSGLIEIPNPIDIRSSANGDRGLHSTARDYAKFIQLFLNDGVAPNGQRLLSSKTIEEMSRNQLGPVRISLQQGIQPDWSRPFPLGADHDSFGLGFQITGPHSADNQRAPGSLSWAGLLNTQFWIDRENGIGGILLMQYLPFYDEDAIKTLQGFEALVYRGLGD; encoded by the coding sequence ATGACATCCAACGCTCAAACTGTCGAAAGCAACCTATCGAATGCTGACCAAATCGATCGCTATCTGGCCGAGCAAATCCGTTCCACAAAAATCCCTGGCTTAGTCGCACTCGTAGTCAACAAGGACGGCGAACTTTACTCAGCCGCTTTCGGTCACCGAGATGTGGCGAACCAAGCACCGATGACCATGGACACCATCTTCCGGATCGCCTCGATGACCAAGCCTCTTGCCGCAACGGCGGTCATGATGCTGGTGGAGGATGGGCAGCTTGACCTCGACGACCCGATTGCCGACTACATTCCGGCGTACTCGGAACCAAGAGTACTCGTCGACTTCAACGCTCAAACAAGCAAATACACCACCCGCCCCTCGGCCACTCCAATCACGATCCGACATCTGCTATCCCACTCGTCGGGCATGGCGTACGGATTCTCCAACCATATCAATGGGGCCATAAGGCAGGCCAATCCCGAGCTGGACCAGCAAACGTTGCCGTTGCTCTACGACCCGGGAACCAGCTGGTCATACGGGCAGGGCATCAGCCAGGCGGGAATTGCCCTCGAGCACATTACGGGAATGGGCCTGGAACGCTTTCTCCAAGAGAGATTGTTTCAGCCCTTGGGAATGTCTGAGACGTCTTATATCGTATCCCGAGCCAACCAGCCCCGAGTCACCACGCTTCACCGGTTGGACGACTCGGGGCTAATAGAAATTCCCAACCCGATTGATATCCGATCATCTGCGAATGGAGACCGTGGTCTACACAGCACCGCACGAGACTACGCCAAATTCATTCAGCTGTTTCTCAATGATGGTGTAGCCCCCAACGGCCAGCGCCTGCTCAGCTCTAAGACCATCGAAGAGATGAGCCGCAATCAGCTTGGCCCAGTACGTATATCTCTGCAGCAGGGCATCCAGCCAGATTGGTCGCGACCCTTCCCCCTCGGCGCTGATCATGACAGCTTCGGCTTAGGCTTCCAGATAACAGGCCCACACAGCGCCGACAACCAACGAGCGCCAGGGAGCCTAAGCTGGGCTGGACTCCTCAACACCCAATTCTGGATCGACCGCGAAAACGGAATAGGCGGCATCCTCCTGATGCAATACCTCCCGTTCTACGACGAAGACGCCATAAAGACGCTGCAAGGCTTTGAAGCGTTGGTCTATCGCGGCTTGGGTGACTGA
- the atpG gene encoding F0F1 ATP synthase subunit gamma, giving the protein MAGAREIRTKIKSVNNTKKVTKALEMVSASKIRKAQDQMARTRPYTQMMKQVAGHIAKANPEYTHPFMVERDEIKNVGFVIVSTDRGLCGGLNTNLFKQVLAPMREYEVEKGAKVSLVTIGQKANQFFQRLGGNIVAHKSHLGETPQLADVIGVVKTMLDAYREGTMDRVYLVYNDFVNTMTQTPQVEQLLPLPPDHDEQVQSGWDYIYEPDANVVLDDVLVRYIEVLVFQATVENLASEHAARMIAMKAASDNANELIDDLTLAYNKARQAAITQELSEIVGGAAAV; this is encoded by the coding sequence ATGGCCGGTGCCCGCGAAATTCGGACCAAGATCAAGAGCGTCAACAACACCAAAAAGGTGACGAAGGCGCTGGAGATGGTGTCCGCCTCAAAGATCCGCAAAGCGCAGGATCAGATGGCACGCACGCGCCCGTATACGCAGATGATGAAGCAGGTGGCCGGGCACATCGCCAAGGCGAACCCTGAGTACACCCATCCCTTTATGGTCGAGCGCGACGAGATCAAAAACGTCGGGTTTGTCATCGTCTCCACCGACCGCGGACTCTGCGGCGGCCTGAACACCAACCTTTTTAAGCAGGTGCTGGCTCCCATGCGGGAGTACGAGGTGGAGAAGGGCGCGAAGGTGTCGCTGGTGACTATCGGCCAGAAGGCCAATCAGTTTTTCCAGCGTCTGGGCGGCAACATTGTGGCCCACAAGTCGCACTTAGGTGAGACGCCGCAGCTGGCGGACGTGATCGGCGTGGTCAAAACCATGCTCGACGCCTATCGCGAAGGCACGATGGATCGGGTGTACCTGGTATACAACGATTTTGTGAACACCATGACGCAGACGCCCCAGGTGGAGCAGCTGCTGCCGCTGCCGCCGGATCACGATGAGCAGGTGCAGAGCGGCTGGGACTACATTTATGAGCCGGACGCCAACGTGGTGCTGGACGACGTGCTGGTTCGCTACATTGAGGTACTGGTTTTCCAAGCAACGGTGGAGAACCTGGCCAGCGAACACGCGGCGCGCATGATCGCCATGAAGGCGGCGAGCGACAACGCCAACGAGCTGATCGACGATCTGACGCTCGCCTACAACAAGGCGCGCCAGGCGGCGATCACGCAGGAACTTTCAGAGATTGTGGGCGGTGCCGCGGCGGTTTAA
- a CDS encoding F0F1 ATP synthase subunit B, with the protein MNMNLTLIGQSIAMIVFVLFCMKYIWPPIVNALETRRKNIADGLAAASESGLKLEQAEKEAAEMVGSARQQASEIVEQANRRAVQIVEEARNDAIGERERQVAAAASDIEQEVNRAREELSGKVAALAVAGAEQLLGREINADAHTDLLDKLAAEL; encoded by the coding sequence ATGAACATGAACCTCACGCTAATCGGTCAGAGCATTGCGATGATCGTGTTCGTGCTGTTCTGCATGAAGTACATCTGGCCGCCGATCGTGAATGCGCTGGAAACCCGGCGTAAGAACATCGCGGACGGGCTGGCGGCAGCCAGCGAGTCGGGGCTCAAGCTGGAGCAGGCGGAAAAAGAAGCCGCTGAAATGGTGGGCAGCGCCCGCCAGCAGGCCAGCGAAATTGTTGAGCAGGCCAACCGTCGCGCCGTCCAGATTGTGGAAGAAGCACGCAACGACGCCATCGGTGAGCGAGAGCGGCAGGTGGCTGCGGCGGCGAGCGACATCGAGCAGGAGGTCAACCGGGCCCGCGAAGAGCTGTCCGGTAAGGTGGCCGCGCTGGCGGTGGCCGGGGCCGAGCAGCTGCTCGGTCGCGAGATCAACGCTGATGCGCATACCGACCTGCTGGACAAGCTGGCGGCGGAGCTTTAA